The Methanoregula boonei 6A8 genome has a window encoding:
- a CDS encoding glutaredoxin family protein, translating into MLYALSTCQWCHKTKVLLEELGIAFDYEYVDLLEGGEQDRVMNAVEHWNPSGSFPTLVIDNKRAVVGFREHEIREALAV; encoded by the coding sequence ATGCTGTATGCCCTCTCGACCTGCCAGTGGTGCCACAAGACCAAGGTCCTGCTGGAGGAACTGGGCATTGCCTTTGATTACGAGTACGTTGATCTGCTCGAAGGCGGGGAGCAGGACAGGGTGATGAACGCGGTGGAGCACTGGAACCCCAGCGGATCGTTTCCCACGCTCGTAATCGACAATAAACGCGCCGTTGTCGGTTTCCGCGAGCATGAGATCCGGGAGGCCCTCGCGGTATGA
- the mntA gene encoding type VII toxin-antitoxin system MntA family adenylyltransferase antitoxin translates to MAARKIKKEIRESIVTILRKYDAERIAIFGSFARGEAGKKSDIDILVRFAQPKSLIQLVQIEDEIAKAVKTPVDLVTEKSVSPYLSSSIHRDEVVIYG, encoded by the coding sequence ATGGCGGCACGCAAGATCAAAAAAGAAATCCGGGAGTCCATCGTTACGATACTCAGGAAGTACGATGCTGAGCGGATCGCCATCTTTGGGTCCTTTGCCCGGGGTGAAGCCGGCAAAAAAAGCGATATCGATATCCTTGTCCGGTTTGCACAGCCAAAAAGCCTCATCCAGCTTGTCCAGATCGAGGATGAAATAGCAAAAGCAGTTAAGACGCCGGTCGATCTTGTCACAGAAAAATCGGTCAGTCCGTACCTTTCCTCCTCCATCCACCGTGATGAAGTGGTGATCTATGGATGA
- a CDS encoding cupredoxin domain-containing protein: MKKVFVVLVVLFIGILFAGCTSQPSTPAATPTPTPAPTMMATPVPTAIPTTIATPNVTSNVTANVTANVTAVPTAVPTPNVVTLAFNKDLTISPVGTIYVPVGTVVSWVNNDPYKPHGVKSLGTNSGYNFGTVKIPYQSAYNVTFSTKGAYDYVTVFQPYKAWKIVVS; the protein is encoded by the coding sequence ATGAAGAAAGTATTTGTTGTTCTTGTGGTCCTGTTCATCGGGATCCTGTTTGCGGGATGCACATCCCAGCCGTCCACCCCGGCAGCCACCCCGACACCTACTCCGGCACCGACCATGATGGCCACCCCGGTTCCCACGGCTATCCCGACCACGATTGCCACCCCCAATGTTACCTCTAACGTAACGGCGAATGTGACGGCAAATGTGACCGCAGTGCCCACCGCAGTCCCCACCCCGAATGTGGTAACATTGGCCTTTAACAAAGATCTGACTATTTCCCCGGTCGGAACAATTTATGTGCCGGTGGGAACCGTGGTTTCATGGGTTAACAATGATCCCTACAAGCCTCACGGTGTCAAGTCCCTTGGTACCAACAGCGGGTACAATTTCGGTACCGTGAAGATCCCCTACCAGTCGGCATATAACGTCACCTTCAGTACCAAGGGAGCTTACGATTATGTCACGGTATTCCAGCCTTATAAGGCATGGAAGATTGTGGTAAGTTAA
- a CDS encoding AIR synthase-related protein has protein sequence MDVEEYARVHLAAGEDEASVVQHLAGLISGIKHSRPEYTAAFARAVVEEVNHTKGLSGDFFAFEPAGAKMGEFGVGSRGKGDFFAHRQIARIIGKTSASVGVDEMDDAGAVKAGGDYIVCTVDGMHSRLSDYPFLAGFHVTRATLRDLYVMGAKPVMLFSDIHVADDGDVAKIFDYTAGITTVGEAMDVPLVTGSTLRIGGDMVLGSRLTGCVGCVGVARHLTARKSTQPGDAILMTEGAGGGTIATAAIYSGFPDVVEETINLNFLTTCEALIKSPVFDKIHAMTDVTNGGLRGDIFEMTETAKCRMVVREEDAKALVNPRVQKMLDALQIDFLGVSLDALLIVAPQADAPEIIRTIHATGVECREIGYVEKGKPESVLVSDGKEADFQPRFRESAYTPVKKVVDTDVPAFEEMQKGVLKASEAAIAKKQRVLDRLKKKK, from the coding sequence ATGGATGTTGAGGAATATGCCCGTGTTCACCTCGCAGCGGGCGAGGATGAGGCATCTGTTGTACAACACCTGGCCGGGCTTATCTCCGGGATAAAACACTCCCGGCCGGAATATACTGCGGCCTTTGCCCGGGCTGTGGTCGAAGAGGTTAACCACACAAAAGGCCTCTCCGGCGATTTTTTTGCATTTGAACCGGCAGGGGCAAAAATGGGGGAGTTCGGTGTGGGCTCCCGGGGGAAAGGCGACTTTTTTGCCCACCGCCAGATCGCCCGCATTATCGGCAAGACCTCCGCATCAGTCGGCGTGGACGAGATGGATGATGCCGGGGCAGTAAAGGCCGGCGGGGACTATATTGTCTGCACGGTTGACGGGATGCACTCCCGGCTCTCCGATTACCCGTTCCTTGCCGGGTTCCACGTGACCCGGGCGACCCTGCGTGACCTGTACGTGATGGGGGCAAAGCCGGTGATGCTCTTTTCCGATATCCATGTGGCCGATGACGGGGATGTGGCAAAGATCTTCGATTACACTGCCGGGATCACGACCGTGGGCGAGGCAATGGACGTGCCGCTCGTGACCGGCTCCACGCTGCGGATCGGCGGGGATATGGTGCTTGGCAGCCGGCTCACCGGCTGCGTGGGATGTGTGGGTGTGGCCCGGCACCTGACCGCAAGGAAGTCCACGCAACCCGGTGATGCGATCCTGATGACCGAGGGGGCAGGAGGCGGGACGATTGCAACTGCCGCCATCTACTCCGGCTTCCCTGATGTCGTGGAAGAGACGATCAACCTCAATTTCCTTACCACCTGCGAGGCGCTGATAAAAAGCCCGGTCTTTGATAAGATCCACGCGATGACCGATGTTACCAACGGCGGCCTCCGCGGCGATATTTTCGAGATGACCGAGACTGCAAAATGCCGGATGGTGGTACGGGAAGAGGATGCAAAGGCCCTTGTCAATCCCCGGGTGCAGAAGATGCTCGATGCCCTTCAGATAGACTTCCTCGGCGTCTCGCTTGACGCCCTGCTCATTGTCGCACCCCAGGCGGATGCACCAGAGATTATCCGGACGATCCATGCAACCGGTGTGGAGTGCCGCGAGATCGGGTACGTGGAGAAAGGAAAACCGGAATCTGTGCTGGTCAGTGACGGTAAAGAGGCCGACTTCCAGCCCCGGTTCCGGGAATCGGCCTACACACCGGTAAAAAAGGTGGTTGATACCGATGTCCCGGCATTTGAGGAGATGCAAAAAGGCGTCCTCAAGGCATCTGAGGCGGCCATTGCCAAGAAGCAGCGGGTACTCGACCGGCTCAAAAAGAAAAAGTGA
- the carA gene encoding glutamine-hydrolyzing carbamoyl-phosphate synthase small subunit: MKAVLGFEDGDFVVGEGFGVKGECAGELVFNTQMTGYMESLTDPSYFGQILMFTFPQIGNYGVDTRNFQNPRVCALGCIAKEICEKPEHGPTLRTFFEEHSLLGMTGVDTRALTIKARVHGTMRAALVVGSDDSAYAVSLAQKSPTICDIIPIPEVSCKEPYHIPGSGKRIAVIDLGIKKNMLTSLSKRNGDLYVFPYNATADQVRACKPDALFVSNGPGDPKQAPDAIRCIQNLLGELPIFGICMGNQVSALALGGDTYKLKFGHRGANQPVRFTDGRIFITTQNHGFAVDAESLPEGCRVTYTNVNDGTVEGFENRDMRLTTVQFHPEAHGGPRDTEAHFFDDLFRRLA, translated from the coding sequence ATGAAGGCGGTTCTGGGATTCGAGGACGGGGATTTTGTTGTCGGGGAAGGATTCGGGGTAAAGGGTGAATGTGCCGGCGAGCTGGTCTTTAACACCCAGATGACCGGTTACATGGAATCCCTCACCGATCCGAGCTATTTCGGGCAGATCCTGATGTTTACCTTCCCCCAGATCGGCAATTACGGGGTTGATACCCGGAATTTCCAGAACCCCCGTGTCTGTGCGCTCGGGTGTATCGCAAAAGAGATCTGCGAGAAACCCGAACACGGACCCACCCTCAGAACCTTTTTTGAAGAACATTCCCTTCTTGGCATGACCGGCGTCGACACCCGCGCCCTGACGATCAAGGCCCGTGTCCACGGCACCATGCGCGCAGCCCTTGTTGTGGGAAGCGACGACAGCGCTTACGCGGTTTCGCTGGCACAGAAATCTCCCACCATCTGCGATATCATTCCCATTCCGGAAGTGTCGTGCAAAGAGCCCTACCACATCCCCGGCAGCGGAAAACGCATCGCGGTTATCGATCTCGGGATCAAGAAAAATATGCTCACGAGCCTTTCCAAAAGGAACGGGGATCTCTATGTCTTCCCGTACAATGCCACCGCCGACCAGGTCCGGGCCTGCAAACCTGACGCCCTCTTTGTGAGCAACGGCCCGGGCGATCCCAAGCAGGCACCCGACGCGATCCGCTGCATCCAGAATCTACTCGGGGAGCTTCCCATCTTTGGGATCTGCATGGGTAACCAGGTCTCGGCACTTGCCCTTGGCGGAGACACCTACAAGCTTAAGTTCGGCCACCGCGGGGCAAACCAGCCGGTACGGTTTACTGACGGGCGGATCTTCATCACTACCCAGAACCACGGTTTTGCCGTGGATGCAGAATCCCTGCCGGAGGGCTGCCGCGTGACCTACACCAATGTCAATGATGGCACGGTGGAAGGTTTCGAGAACCGGGACATGCGCCTCACCACGGTGCAGTTCCATCCCGAGGCGCATGGCGGGCCGCGGGACACAGAAGCCCATTTCTTCGATGACCTTTTCAGGAGGCTCGCATAA
- a CDS encoding AlbA family DNA-binding domain-containing protein — protein MFEFGYSPFTDNNGNKKNIFNLNFTDLEQLQTKEIEEGEHIEYKVEFNSSVKKKIPKIISSFANESGGWIFVGIENKTRKFCYIENNGIEEIIQQLLKEHTSPIPKIEIKFLKSDSSRETGILVIWVPEGIEPPYIANGNIFVRVGSTSTPLKNDEDLFVAIKDRFYLDRLYQKSKARKQEIADFCNKKISISNDIPTNLGIPDKGGICNIYIIPVYNLNLFEHLETEEDIISLFLAESKIPKPYFSGNDLFCEMNIEFKKATQSYMSIIFRSSDVLDYFQNTVAWEQFFNGSAKFHIPISYYPNQKSIIGTIKQNDLKYENSEIFSKFQYYDGETFIKTIILCLGSYFKILKKVIPDFSEVFIIIELENIKRLVLFFDLEEYRQVIKEKGLIFSDKQSIKIDLYNLNAVKIEENNLMFYLLLINQVFRSFGYTNNEFAKFFTGTMRKHEKKS, from the coding sequence ATGTTTGAATTTGGATACTCTCCATTTACAGACAATAATGGCAATAAAAAAAATATATTTAATCTAAATTTTACTGATTTAGAGCAATTGCAGACAAAAGAAATAGAAGAGGGCGAACACATTGAATATAAAGTTGAATTTAATTCATCAGTTAAGAAGAAAATTCCGAAAATTATCTCTTCGTTTGCAAATGAGTCTGGCGGTTGGATATTTGTAGGAATCGAAAATAAAACCAGAAAATTTTGTTATATTGAAAATAACGGCATTGAGGAAATAATTCAACAGTTGTTAAAAGAACATACGAGTCCAATACCCAAAATTGAAATAAAATTTTTGAAATCAGATTCTTCAAGAGAAACTGGAATTTTAGTTATTTGGGTTCCTGAAGGGATCGAACCACCCTATATAGCTAATGGTAATATTTTTGTTAGAGTTGGAAGTACATCAACTCCCCTAAAAAATGATGAAGATTTATTTGTCGCAATAAAAGACAGATTTTATTTGGATCGTCTATACCAAAAATCCAAAGCTCGTAAACAGGAGATTGCTGATTTCTGTAATAAAAAAATATCAATTTCCAATGATATTCCGACTAACTTGGGTATTCCGGATAAAGGGGGAATTTGCAATATCTACATAATTCCAGTGTATAATCTAAATTTATTTGAACATTTAGAAACTGAAGAGGACATTATCTCCCTCTTTTTAGCCGAATCAAAAATACCAAAACCATATTTTTCAGGTAATGATCTTTTTTGTGAAATGAATATTGAGTTTAAGAAAGCGACTCAATCCTATATGTCTATTATTTTTCGTTCAAGCGATGTTTTAGATTATTTTCAAAATACAGTGGCTTGGGAGCAATTTTTTAACGGCAGCGCAAAATTTCACATTCCTATATCATATTATCCCAACCAAAAATCCATTATAGGGACAATCAAACAAAACGATTTAAAATATGAAAATTCCGAAATATTTTCAAAATTTCAATATTACGATGGAGAGACGTTTATAAAGACTATAATCTTATGCTTGGGCAGTTATTTCAAAATATTAAAAAAAGTAATCCCGGATTTTAGTGAAGTTTTTATTATTATTGAACTCGAAAATATTAAACGACTTGTTTTGTTTTTTGATTTGGAAGAATATCGGCAGGTAATCAAAGAAAAAGGTCTGATATTCTCTGATAAACAGAGTATAAAAATTGATCTTTACAATTTGAACGCCGTTAAAATTGAAGAGAATAATTTAATGTTTTACCTGCTGTTAATTAATCAAGTTTTTAGATCATTTGGATATACAAATAACGAATTTGCTAAATTTTTCACTGGTACCATGAGAAAACATGAAAAAAAATCATAA
- a CDS encoding ferredoxin-thioredoxin reductase catalytic domain-containing protein — protein MNVPEILENSVEPAYLALKTDAEKNGYRLNPDTEFTKNLVRGLLKNEQRYGYRSCPCRLASGKKDEDLDIVCPCDYRDADLEEYGACYCALYVNEAIAQGKKQVAPVPERRPPRSQRGKAASVKIASTTAMPIFPLPVWRCKVCGYLCAREQPPGVCPICKATKERFERFV, from the coding sequence ATGAACGTCCCCGAAATTCTGGAAAACTCTGTCGAACCCGCATACCTTGCACTTAAAACCGATGCCGAAAAGAACGGGTACCGGCTGAACCCGGATACTGAGTTCACCAAAAACCTGGTCAGGGGCCTCTTAAAGAACGAGCAGCGGTACGGGTACCGTTCCTGTCCCTGCCGTCTTGCCTCCGGCAAAAAAGACGAAGACCTTGACATCGTCTGCCCCTGCGATTACCGGGACGCCGACCTGGAGGAATACGGGGCCTGTTACTGCGCCCTGTACGTGAACGAGGCAATTGCCCAGGGAAAGAAGCAGGTCGCACCGGTACCCGAGCGCCGCCCTCCCCGGTCCCAGCGGGGCAAAGCCGCATCGGTCAAAATCGCTTCAACCACAGCGATGCCGATCTTTCCCCTGCCGGTCTGGCGCTGCAAGGTCTGCGGGTATCTCTGCGCACGCGAGCAGCCACCGGGGGTATGTCCGATCTGTAAGGCCACGAAGGAGAGGTTTGAGAGGTTTGTGTGA
- a CDS encoding alpha/beta fold hydrolase, whose translation MSSPVRKWGAGPYSVAVIHGGPGAPGEMAPVARELSTVKGILEPFQTETTLEGQVRELRSVLERDARLPVTLVGFSWGAYLSWMVAARYPALVGKVILVGSPPFDDQYAAAITRTRLERLNPGDRKEVQEIQAQMEDPGPGTGGPDRNVLLARMGDLISRADSFAPQANDEKSFACQYEVYRGVWDEACELRRKKGLLHMAREITCPVLAIHGDYDPHPAEGVEVPLEKELKNFRFVLLPKCGHRPWVERNAAEEFYRILTGEI comes from the coding sequence ATGAGCAGCCCGGTTCGGAAATGGGGAGCAGGCCCGTACTCGGTCGCGGTCATCCACGGCGGACCGGGCGCGCCGGGCGAGATGGCACCGGTGGCACGGGAGCTCTCCACGGTCAAGGGTATCCTTGAACCCTTCCAGACCGAGACCACTCTTGAGGGCCAGGTCCGGGAACTCCGTTCGGTCCTGGAACGTGATGCCCGGCTGCCGGTCACGCTGGTGGGTTTTTCCTGGGGGGCATATCTTTCATGGATGGTTGCTGCACGGTACCCGGCACTGGTGGGAAAGGTAATCCTCGTGGGTTCTCCTCCCTTTGACGACCAGTATGCCGCAGCAATCACCCGGACCCGCCTCGAACGCCTGAATCCGGGAGACCGTAAGGAAGTACAGGAGATCCAGGCGCAGATGGAAGATCCCGGGCCGGGAACTGGGGGCCCGGACAGGAATGTCCTGCTTGCACGGATGGGAGACCTGATCTCCCGTGCAGACAGTTTTGCCCCCCAGGCAAACGATGAAAAATCGTTTGCCTGCCAGTACGAGGTGTACCGGGGCGTCTGGGACGAGGCCTGCGAGCTTCGCCGCAAAAAAGGCCTTCTCCATATGGCACGGGAGATCACCTGCCCGGTGCTTGCAATCCACGGCGATTACGATCCTCACCCGGCAGAAGGCGTTGAAGTCCCGCTGGAAAAGGAACTCAAAAATTTCCGGTTTGTCCTCCTGCCCAAATGCGGCCACCGTCCCTGGGTCGAGCGGAACGCCGCAGAAGAGTTCTACCGGATCCTTACCGGGGAGATCTGA
- the carB gene encoding carbamoyl-phosphate synthase large subunit, which produces MPKRTDIKKVLLIGSGPIQIGQAAEFDFSGSQACRSLKEEGIEVVLVNSNPATIMTDPDMADQIYIEPLRANIIAKIIEKERPDGILSGMGGQTGLNLTAELAEMGALKGVEILGTPLEAIYKGEDREKFRDLMNEIGEPVPKSIVLNTLSQIDDAIAKIGLPAVVRPAYTLGGAGGGIGRTREELTRIVELGLSRSRIHQVLIEESVMGWKELEFEVMRDSTDTCIIVCSMENVDPMGIHTGESVVVAPILTLRDDEFQMMRSAAIHIIRALDVQGGCNIQFAFKDGDYRVIEVNPRVSRSSALASKATGYPIARVAAKIAIGLRLDEIKNSVTGCTAASFEPTIDYIVVKVPRWPFDKFKGADRTLTTSMKSTGEVMAIGRTLEESFMKAKRSIDTDVRTHTSPSEIRMILSRPTDERFHCLFDAFRQGFTLDEIAGLTSIVPFFLEKIKNIVDLEKRLAAGCTDEDIFLAKRYGFANTEIAALTGRGADTIEALVGAPAYKMVDTCAAEFPASTPYFYSTREGTSEIVRDKKQKILILGSGPIRIGQGIEFDYCTVHAVKALREEGVEVHIVNNNPETVSTDFDTSDRLFFEPMLLEDVTNILMTDEYYGVMVQFGGQNAVNLAVPLEKELKRRGMCTRILGTSPDAMDIAEDRDRFSVLLTTLQIPSPANSSAYSEAEAREKAERIGYPVLVRPSYVLGGRAMEIVHNTAELETYMKEAVRVSQHHPVLIDSYLRNAIELDVDAVCDGKEVLIGGIMEHIEQAGIHSGDSACVIPTQSLSPEVIATVREYTKKIALGLGVVGLVNIQMAVKDNVVYILEANPRASRTVPFVSKATGLPIAKIAAKVMIGKKLCDLGFHEAKIRHVAVKEVLLPFNKLAGVDTILGPEMKSTGEVMGIDYDFGLAFYKACISADNELPLKGNVFVSVNIGQKDEVIPIARRLRDLGLTLYGTEGTVDYLHEAGVEAHLVRKVQEGSPNVLDMMHHGEIRLIINTPQDRQSRQDHYQIMRAAVDFQIPYITTLQAARAAALAIDAIKREKITLEPLSHYLR; this is translated from the coding sequence ATGCCCAAACGCACAGATATCAAAAAAGTCCTCCTCATCGGGTCCGGCCCCATCCAGATCGGCCAGGCTGCAGAGTTCGATTTCTCCGGCTCACAGGCATGCCGCTCCCTTAAGGAAGAGGGAATTGAGGTCGTGCTGGTCAACTCGAACCCTGCTACGATCATGACCGACCCGGACATGGCCGACCAGATCTACATCGAGCCGCTCCGGGCAAATATCATCGCAAAGATTATTGAGAAAGAACGGCCGGACGGGATCCTCTCCGGCATGGGCGGCCAGACCGGCCTCAACCTTACCGCGGAGCTTGCGGAGATGGGGGCGCTCAAAGGGGTCGAGATCCTCGGTACTCCCCTTGAGGCAATCTACAAGGGAGAAGACCGGGAAAAATTCCGGGATCTCATGAACGAGATCGGCGAGCCGGTCCCAAAGAGCATCGTGCTTAACACCTTGAGCCAGATCGATGACGCGATTGCAAAGATCGGCCTGCCTGCGGTTGTCCGCCCCGCATATACCCTGGGTGGAGCCGGGGGCGGCATCGGCAGGACCCGGGAAGAGCTGACCCGCATCGTGGAACTGGGGCTTTCCCGCTCCCGCATCCACCAGGTGCTCATCGAAGAGAGCGTGATGGGCTGGAAGGAACTGGAATTCGAGGTCATGCGGGACTCGACTGACACCTGCATTATCGTGTGCAGCATGGAAAATGTTGATCCCATGGGCATCCACACCGGGGAGAGCGTGGTTGTTGCCCCCATCCTGACGCTGCGTGACGATGAGTTCCAGATGATGCGCAGCGCTGCGATCCATATCATCCGTGCGCTCGATGTCCAGGGCGGCTGCAATATCCAGTTCGCGTTTAAAGATGGAGACTACCGGGTTATCGAGGTCAACCCGCGTGTCTCCCGGTCCTCGGCACTTGCCTCCAAGGCCACCGGTTATCCCATTGCCCGGGTCGCAGCAAAGATCGCCATCGGCCTGCGCCTTGACGAGATCAAAAACTCGGTGACCGGATGCACTGCAGCGTCGTTTGAACCGACCATCGATTATATCGTAGTCAAGGTCCCGCGCTGGCCCTTTGACAAGTTCAAGGGTGCGGACCGGACGCTTACTACCTCGATGAAGAGTACCGGTGAGGTCATGGCCATCGGAAGGACTCTTGAAGAATCCTTCATGAAGGCGAAAAGGTCGATCGATACCGATGTCCGGACCCACACGAGCCCAAGCGAAATCCGGATGATCCTCTCCCGCCCGACCGATGAGCGGTTCCACTGTCTCTTTGATGCATTCCGTCAGGGTTTTACCCTTGATGAGATCGCCGGCCTTACCTCCATTGTACCGTTTTTCCTGGAAAAGATCAAAAACATCGTGGACCTGGAAAAACGCCTTGCTGCGGGGTGCACGGATGAGGATATCTTCCTTGCAAAACGGTACGGGTTTGCCAACACCGAGATTGCCGCACTCACCGGCAGGGGTGCGGATACCATCGAGGCTCTGGTGGGTGCCCCGGCCTACAAGATGGTGGATACCTGCGCAGCCGAATTTCCGGCAAGCACCCCCTATTTCTACTCGACCCGGGAAGGTACGAGCGAGATTGTCAGGGACAAAAAACAAAAAATCCTCATCCTTGGTTCCGGCCCGATACGGATCGGGCAGGGAATCGAGTTCGATTACTGCACGGTCCATGCGGTAAAAGCACTGCGGGAGGAGGGTGTTGAAGTCCATATCGTGAACAACAACCCGGAGACGGTCTCCACCGATTTCGACACCTCCGACCGCCTGTTCTTTGAGCCCATGCTGCTTGAGGATGTCACAAACATCCTTATGACCGATGAGTATTACGGGGTGATGGTGCAGTTTGGCGGCCAGAATGCGGTAAACCTTGCAGTTCCCCTGGAAAAAGAGCTGAAACGGCGGGGGATGTGCACACGGATCCTCGGTACCTCCCCGGATGCCATGGATATTGCCGAGGACCGTGACCGGTTCAGCGTTCTCCTCACTACCCTGCAAATCCCAAGCCCCGCGAACAGCTCTGCGTATTCGGAGGCAGAAGCCCGGGAGAAGGCCGAGCGGATTGGCTACCCGGTCCTTGTCCGGCCCTCGTATGTGCTGGGCGGCCGGGCAATGGAGATCGTCCACAATACTGCCGAACTTGAAACGTACATGAAGGAGGCGGTCCGGGTGAGCCAGCACCACCCGGTGCTGATTGACTCCTACCTGAGGAATGCCATAGAACTCGATGTCGATGCAGTCTGCGATGGCAAAGAGGTCCTTATCGGGGGGATCATGGAGCACATCGAACAGGCCGGCATCCATTCCGGGGATTCTGCCTGTGTCATCCCCACGCAATCGCTTTCCCCTGAAGTTATCGCCACGGTCCGGGAATACACCAAAAAGATCGCACTTGGCCTTGGGGTTGTGGGCCTGGTCAACATCCAGATGGCGGTTAAGGACAATGTCGTGTATATCCTCGAAGCAAACCCCCGGGCGAGCCGGACCGTTCCCTTTGTCTCAAAAGCCACCGGTCTCCCCATTGCAAAGATCGCGGCAAAAGTGATGATCGGAAAGAAACTGTGTGACCTTGGTTTCCACGAAGCAAAGATCAGGCATGTGGCAGTAAAAGAGGTGCTCCTTCCCTTTAACAAGCTGGCCGGTGTTGATACCATCCTTGGGCCCGAGATGAAGAGCACCGGGGAAGTCATGGGAATCGATTACGATTTCGGGCTTGCCTTTTACAAAGCCTGCATCTCGGCCGACAACGAGCTGCCGCTCAAGGGAAATGTCTTTGTCTCGGTTAATATCGGCCAGAAAGACGAGGTTATCCCCATTGCCCGGCGTCTCCGTGATCTCGGCCTCACCCTGTACGGGACGGAAGGGACGGTCGATTACCTGCATGAAGCGGGCGTAGAGGCGCACCTGGTACGGAAAGTCCAGGAAGGCTCCCCCAATGTGCTGGACATGATGCACCACGGCGAGATCCGGCTGATCATCAACACGCCCCAGGACCGGCAGTCGCGCCAGGATCATTACCAGATCATGCGTGCGGCAGTGGATTTCCAAATCCCCTATATTACGACCCTTCAGGCAGCGCGGGCCGCAGCGCTTGCGATCGATGCAATCAAGCGCGAAAAAATAACGCTCGAACCGCTGAGCCATTATCTCCGCTGA
- a CDS encoding YkgJ family cysteine cluster protein produces MTFSCRQCGTCCMYLGDYIVIEEQTGPFAFACESVSTGTKFTASVDEDKREIFQDKSFPDSHPHACRFLRPDGPLLRCTIHRDSPAQCKFYRCVIMRIADHEGNELGTVTGTLHLHSDDRRLGSVWEEAETAIPESSPKAEERRREYLTGHGYRVS; encoded by the coding sequence CTGACTTTTTCCTGCCGGCAGTGCGGTACCTGCTGCATGTACCTGGGCGATTACATTGTTATCGAAGAGCAGACCGGGCCGTTTGCATTTGCCTGCGAATCCGTGTCCACCGGAACGAAATTTACCGCATCTGTTGATGAGGACAAACGGGAGATCTTCCAGGACAAATCTTTTCCCGACAGCCATCCCCATGCCTGCCGGTTCCTCCGTCCTGACGGCCCCCTCCTGCGGTGCACAATCCACCGCGACAGCCCGGCCCAGTGCAAGTTTTACCGCTGTGTGATTATGCGGATCGCGGACCATGAGGGAAACGAGCTTGGCACGGTAACCGGGACCCTCCATCTCCATTCAGACGATCGCAGATTAGGTTCTGTCTGGGAAGAGGCAGAAACGGCAATACCGGAATCTTCTCCCAAGGCAGAAGAGCGCCGCCGGGAGTACCTTACCGGACACGGGTACCGGGTTTCCTGA